ATCTCCTGCCCGTTACACCACACAAAGCACAAGCACACTATGAACACAGTCCGCCACTTATATTTTGTGTCACTAAACTGGCTATGTCTCTTTTGCACTCCCATCTCTTTAGAATACATTCTTAATGTTAAGAATTGAGTAGCTAATAGTATTTCATTCTAACTGCTGTCTTTTCGAGTCTTAGCACCTAACACACCTCGGCAAACACTGAACAGGTATGTAACTATGCACTAAGAAGTAGTATCTACAAGACATGGTAGGTTTTATTCAGAAATATTTAGGTACATAATCGTAAAATCAAGGActtctttgttttaaaaaagaaatattttgtttgataaAGTCGTATCAAAACAATTGAACAAAGGTGGGGCCGTCTACTGACTTGGAAAATAAACGAAAACACGCGCCACCGCGCGACCGTTGAACAGAGTAGTTTGGCCGGTTTCATACGTAAAGTTCCCTCCTCCCTGCCTCTCCTCCTACCTCATATGTTGTTGTAGCTGAAGGCAAAGCCTCCTCCCCTCTACCATACCGGTACGTTAAGTGACGTCACACCTATTACCATTCACTCTCCTTTCACTTCGGATGACAATGAACCGAACACCTTTACTTCGATCATTCAacattcattcaaataaatgcattttggtGCAAGACTGCTTAATTTACGATTTCGATGAAACAGTCATGTATTGAAATAGTctcggtttttatttttcaagtaattATTTCATTGGATTAtagaaagtaattaaaaaaaaacattttggagCTGTTTGAACATTTAATGAGGCTTGCAACATTTTCGAGTACATTCGTTCTAATGTGCGTCGTTCTATTTAGTCTATGGTTCATTCTTTCTTTACCATTCAATCATCAACTTCATTGAtccgtttttaatttttgactaaaataaaaattgatttaatatatataatatagaataaaatatagaatatagtTTAAGTTTAGACTATCTTTCATctacattaattaaatacgtaagtatattTGTATTTGTCGGCGTATTTTCGGGTTAAACGCTCGGATGTCGTGGCATCATTATTGATGTGACGACATTTTGTTTAGTTCGTTGTAATTTATGTATTCTTTTCGGCGCTAACAAGTGACTTGTGGTTAatgtgaagttttattttagagAAAAACAAGATGAGCTCCGGAGGAACTCGCGTTTACGTAGGCGGTCTGGTGGAGGGAATCAAGAAGGAGGATTTAGAGCGGGAGTTTGACAAATACGGAAAACTAAACTCCGTGTGGGTCGCACTTAACCCCCCAGGTTTTGCATTTATCGAATTCGAGAACATGCAGGAGGCGGAGGATGCGTGTAGCGCGATGAACGGTTTTGAGATGCTAGGCGCGACATTAAAAGTAGAATTATCGAGAAAACGAGACGGCCCACGCCGCGGCGGCGGCAATTTCCGAGGGGGGCGCGGGGGAAGCTTCAGGGGCGGGCGTTCCTTCGGGGGCTCCTCGGGTGGCGGCGGCGGTGGCGGTGGCGGCAGGTCCTATGGCGGCGGCAGACCCTTCAACCGAAACGGCAACGGTTATGGCTCCGGCGGCAACGGGGGCAATTTCAGATCTAGGTCGCCACTGTctcggttttaatttaattctagaATAAATTTAGGTTTAGTGTTAACGTAATCTGAAGCCTTCCAAGTGTTAATGAAATTCGATGTTTTGTTCAATACTGGGGGGTTTAATGCTTTTGAGATTGATGAAGTTGATGTCATTGGAGGACGAGGTAAGATACCAAATTTGTTTTGCTTGCTTTTTTAGGTTAGGTTGTAAAGATCCACTTTGCAAAATATATTCACTCATCCAAATATTACGATTCCATTTTGTGctcatttttaaattgttcttTATCAGTTGTATTAGTCATGTGGTATTTTTGTCAATAATGAAATGATGCCATGAGGTTTCTTAGTTCTTAATATAAAGTGTGCTCAGTAATCTCTTTGTACAGAGATGTTATAAACAAAATGgatgttattttaaaacattagaaTTAATTTCTGAGGTTTTTTCATATTTGGTAGATTGAGTTTTACATACAGTAAATGTgttatagtataatattttgttcagATGCTTTAATAGCACAACAGAAAATTATGCGAGACCAAGTTGGGAGTCGGTATGTCAAGTTACAAAACTCTGGATTGGGATGGTCTTATACTATTGCTATCCTTTTCTGAAAGTAATATGAAACAGGATAGCAATATTTACACTTAATTAAGATTTTAGGCTGGAATGAGCCAGATGTTACTTCTATGGCAAAAGATTCTTTATATGTTATCTTTGCAGTACATTGTAGTTAAACTGCTCCGGCTTAGACTTTAAAGAATCTATGTTCATGCAGTTCTGTTGACCTttcagagatttgtgtacaaattagcatatataactcttatatatttttagaatagtgtttacatttatttaccttGTATTTTGAGTTTATTGAACTCAATGGGGCATGGGGTTGAAATGACATTATTGCCTTTTCTCACTAAccctaggaatcgcctaaattgaatgccttaTCATTTAGTCTATAAATGTTTCACCAAGTTGTTGTTGTTTCACCACCACCATGTTGTTTCACCACCACCATGTTGTTTCAAATGTTGTAACATGTATTTTATATAGAcattaggtgataactattggtcaaaTGTTAatatatgcctaggaatatccttagattaggcgtaacttatttatgcatttctttgtttgttgttagtgaaaacagacatttaaaaaataattgcaacCTTAGTTACCTAGTCATTTAGTTATGGAACTAAGTGAAAACTGTATTTGCAGTAGTTTCCACAGTCCTGGCTAGCAAACTCTTAAATTTATCATATAAATGACAAGCAGCCTAGACAAAATTTGCTAGCTTGAAATCAAGGAGTTGTTTTAGAGTATAGAAATACTCGAACATTGAAGTAATACAGATCTTTTAGCTCTAGTTTTTGATAGAacgtttgaaaaacaaaaatcagattTCAAATCCAGAATTTGTGACTCTAAAAAGAGTAACATCAGCTCCATTTTACTATTGAGATACATTACTACTCAAAAAAGACTCTTCGAATGTGAGCAAGTATGgaacttgttattatttattcataaaaattgtgATACTATGTAATACTAATGTGAATCCAGCTCATGATTGTATGTATGTTATACATGTTAtttgttaaattcaaaatgccGTACTGAAGGCTCGGATTTTCCTTAAATAAggcattaaaatttaacatactAGCTAGAGCAATTTGTATATAGATCGAATATCTTTAATTGGTTTGCATCTATGATTTTTACTCTGTCATAAATGATA
The genomic region above belongs to Pararge aegeria chromosome 11, ilParAegt1.1, whole genome shotgun sequence and contains:
- the LOC120627286 gene encoding RNA-binding protein Rsf1; this translates as MSSGGTRVYVGGLVEGIKKEDLEREFDKYGKLNSVWVALNPPGFAFIEFENMQEAEDACSAMNGFEMLGATLKVELSRKRDGPRRGGGNFRGGRGGSFRGGRSFGGSSGGGGGGGGGRSYGGGRPFNRNGNGYGSGGNGGNFRSRSPLSRF